A single window of Lathamus discolor isolate bLatDis1 chromosome 20, bLatDis1.hap1, whole genome shotgun sequence DNA harbors:
- the GFAP gene encoding glial fibrillary acidic protein, protein MESQRLSSYSRRSGTAAPLHRVLPASSPARLRAPRSTRLGPRMGTGRMDFSLATALNSEFRETRSKEKVELMELNDRFASYVEKVRLLEQQNRGLALELNQARDQEPSRVADVYREELRELRGRVEHLATAKAHLETQRDNLSQDLGSLQHKLQDEVTLRLEAESNLAAYRQDVDAAALARVDLERRVGTLQEEISFLCMVHEEELRELRERLARQRVHVEVDASKPDLTAALRDLRGQYEAMASSNAQETEEWYKSKFVDLMDAAARGAEALRGAKREANEYRRQLQALTCDLEALRGSNESLERQLRELEERCALEAAAHRDAVARLEEDAHGLKEEMARHLQEYQDLLSIKLALDMEIAAYRKLLEGEESRITTPVRSFSTRQIRETSLDAKSMSEAHVKRSIVVKTVETRDGEVLKEPKQEPKELV, encoded by the exons ATGGAGAGCCAGCGCCTGTCCTCCTACAGCCGCCGCTCCGGCACCGCCGCCCCGCTGCACCGGGTGCTCCCCGCCAGCTCCCCGGCGCGGCTCCGGGCGCCCCGCAGCACCCGGCTGGGTCCCCGCATGGGCACGGGCAGGATGGATTTCTCGCTGGCCACTGCGCTCAACTCGGAGTTCAGGGAGACGCGCAGCAAGGAGAAggtggagctgatggagctcaACGACCGCTTCGCCAGCTACGTTGAGAAGGTccggctgctggagcagcagaaccGGGGGCTGGCGCTGGAGCTGAACCAGGCGCGGGACCAGGAGCCCTCGCGTGTGGCCGACGTCTACCGGGAGGAGCTGCGTGAGCTGCGGGGCCGCGTGGAGCACTTGGCCACTGCCAAGGCCCATCTGGAGACGCAGAGGGACAACCTCAGCCAGGACCTCGGCAGCCTCCAGCACAA GCTGCAGGACGAGGTGACCCTGCGGCTGGAGGCCGAGAGCAACCTGGCTGCATACAGGCAG GACGTGGACGCCGCTGCCTTGGCTCGCGTGGACCTGGAGCGGCGCGTGGGGACCCTGCAGGAGGAGATCTCCTTCCTGTGCATGGTGCACGAGGAG GAGCTGCGGGAGCTGCGGGAGCGGTTGGCCCGGCAGCGGGTGCACGTCGAGGTGGACGCGAGCAAGCCCGACCTCACGGCTGCGCTGCGCGACCTCCGCGGGCAGTACGAGGCCATGGCCAGCAGCAACGCGCAGGAGACCGAGGAGTGGTACAAGTCCAAG TTCGTGGACCTGATGGATGCGGCCGCCCGCGGCGCTGAGGCCCTGCGCGGAGCCAAGCGGGAGGCCAACGAGTACCGGCGCCAGCTCCAGGCCCTCACCTGCGACCTGGAGGCTCTGCGGGGCTCG AACGAGTCCCTGGAGCGGCAgctgcgggagctggaggagcgCTGTGCGCTGGAGGCGGCCGCGCACCGGGACGCGGTGGCGCGGCTGGAGGAGGATGCCCATGGCCTCAAGGAGGAGATGGCGCGGCACCTGCAGGAGTACCAGGACCTGCTCAGCATCAAGCTGGCCCTCGACATGGAGATCGCCGCCTACCGCAAGCTGCTGGAGGGCGAGGAGAGCAG GATCACCACCCCTGTGCGGAGCTTCTCCACCCGGCAGATCCGAG AGACCAGCCTGGACGCTAAATCCATGTCAGAAGCCCACGTGAAGAGGAGCATCGTGGTCAAAACTGTGGAGACCAGAGATGGAGAG GTGCTGAAGGAGCCCAAGCAGGAGCCCAAGGAGCTGGTgtag
- the DCAKD gene encoding dephospho-CoA kinase domain-containing protein isoform X2: protein MFLVGLSGGIASGKSTVVAVLQELGCAVIDADVIARQVVQPHLKAYQQIVHHFGTEILLENGEINREALGSIIFSQPEKRQLLNSITHPEIQKEMLKQILKYFVLGYRYVVLDIPLLFETNRLTKLMKYTVLVYCSPGAQLSRLMRRNGLSQAEAEARIRSQLPLDEKRRLATHIIDNSGERESTRRQVLRLHTHLEDSLDFLWARLAAGTVVAGLGGLVYLLLRHFFS, encoded by the exons ATGTTCCTGGTCGGCCTCTCGGGGGGCATCGCGTCGGGGAAGAGCACGGtggtggctgtgctgcaggagctgggctgtgctgtgatTGATGCCGATGTTATTGCCCGGCAGG TGGTGCAGCCCCACCTCAAGGCCTATCAGCAGATAGTGCATCACTTTGGCACCGAGATCCTCCTGGAGAACGGGGAGATAAATCGTGAGGCTCTGGGAAGCATTATCTTCTCCCAGCCGGAGAAGCGGCAGCTGCTGAACTCCATCACCCACCCGGAGATCCAGAAGGAGATGCTGAAGCAGATCTTGAAGTACTTTGTGTTAG GCTACCGCTACGTGGTCCTCGACATCCCTCTGCTCTTTGAGACCAACAGACTGACCAAGCTGATGAAATACACGGTCCTGGTTTATTG CAGCCCCGGGGCGCAGCTCTCCCGGCTCATGCGGAGGAATGGGCTGTCCCAGGCGGAGGCAGAAGCTCGCATCCGCTCCCAGCTCCCGCTGGATGAGAAGCGCAGGCTTGCAACTCACATCATCGACAACTCCGGGGAGCGGGAGAGCACCCGCCGGCAGGTCCTGAGGCTCCATACCCACCTCGAGGATTCCCTGGATTTCCTCTGGGCGCGGCTGGCAGCGGGCACGGTTGTGGCCGGGCTCGGAGGGCTCGTGTACCTCCTCCTCCGGCATTTCTTCTCTTAA
- the KIF18B gene encoding kinesin-like protein KIF18B, with translation MGPCPPPEEGTVAVVVRVRPLARSEQALPRVVHVVNQRGIVLTPAGPGAPPGSALPTRGPKGKGLDFVFDRVFGEEATQEEVFQHTTSELLDSVLEGYNCSVFAYGTTGAGKTHTMLGSEHSPGIMYFTMVELYRRMEARKQEKSCEVLVSYQEVYNEQIYDLLEPKGPLAIREDPERGAVVQGLSFHQPASAEQLLEMLANGNRNRTQHPTDANAVSSRLHAIFQIHVKQHDCTGSLSRGLKVAKMSLIDLAGSERVSVANTGGERLREGANINRSLLALINVINALADAKSKQSHIPYRDSKLTRLLKDCLGGNCRSVMVAVVSPSVLAYEDTYNTLKYASRAKEIKLSLKSSTCSSASHVCEYVKMCEQLKGEVAELRAKLCAYEDAAREAEKQAAGPQAPSSVSPVELPRLEEAVPKTCLALDDEGENDGEQQELRAGLPVQMQLELEGEAPEAMPASRPRASLRADLRLGLGGSSPLQGLSGHRTEKPVASGLSGIRKLCSVLKAANLLTPDLVLVLEELAQLVPQDTGGSPEQAGPLSRSAELSEAPPAKRTKWSCDDEASVTVCGAPVLSPTPQCLQQPAPFSGRVLMASSPIESRKSGLGGASPSGPRRSVKRQLKRQQGCGKAAEIPSPESPGTSWLEAGAPASLGSPVPLGYTPKSCPAPVPQSHVPPAVSAAQNLCSPPAHELNVTFEVCPDSRSPSAIGPLPVRHSECLDREKSQCQQAKQEGPFMPKAPIPALAMKSSSIPKAPALRRRRVESVALPCPGGLQSCTAQLQRSSKSCVQPSRIPEPRWGNSTRKGSRRRPKDLTPVPLAPAPSQ, from the exons ATGGGGCCGTGCCCCCCGCCCGAGGAGGGCACCGTGGCTGTGGTGGTGCGTGTGCGGCCCCTGGCCCGCAGTGAGCAGGCCCTGCCCCGGGTCGTGCACGTCGTTAACCAGCGCGGCATCGTCCTCACCCCCGCGGGGCCCGGGGCTCCCCCCGGCAGCGCGCTGCCCACGCGTGGGCCCAAGGGCAAGGGCCTGGACTTTGTCTTCGACCGGGTCTTTGGGGAAGAGGCCACGCAGGAGGAGGTGTTCCAGCACACCACCTCCGAGCTGCTGGACAGCGTCCTCGAGGGCTACAACTGCTCTG TGTTTGCCTATGGCACGACCGGAGCAGGGAAAACCCACACCATGCTGGGCTCGGAGCACAGCCCTGGCATCATGTACTTCACCATGGTGGAGCTGTACAGGAGGATGGAGGCCAGAAAGCAGGAGAAGAGCTGTGAGGTCCTAGTCTCCTACCAGGAG GTGTACAACGAGCAGATCTATGACCTGCTGGAGCCCAAGGGACCGCTGGCTATCCGGGAGGATCCTGAGCGAGGAGCTGTGGTTCAGGGCCTCTCCTTCCACCAG CCtgcctcagcagagcagcttctggaGATGTTGGCCAATGGCAACCGAAACCGGACGCAGCATCCCACTGACGCCAACGCTGTCTCCTCCCGCTTGCATGCCATCTTCCAG ATCCATGTGAAGCAGCACGACTGCACTGGCAGCCTCAGTCGGGGTCTGAAGGTGGCCAAGATGAGCCTGATCGACCTGGCAGGCTCAGAGCGGGTGTCGGTCGCCAACACCGGGGGAGAGCGGCTGCGGGAGGGGGCCAACATCAACCGCTCGCTGCTGGCCCTCATCAACGTCATCAACGCCTTGGCTGATGCGAAG AGCAAGCAAAGCCACATCCCGTACCGGGACAGCAAGCTGACGCGCCTGCTGAAGGACTGCCTGGGTGGCAACTGCCGCAGCGTCATGGTGGCGGTGGTGAGCCCCTCTGTGCTGGCCTATGAGGACACCTACAACACACTCAAGTATGCCAGCAGGGCCAAGGAGATCAAGCTGTCG ctgaagagcagcacgtgcagctctgcctcccaCGTCTGTGAATATGTGAAGATGTGTGAGCAGCTGAAAGGGGAG GTGGCAGAGCTGCGGGCAAAGCTTTGTGCTTATGAGGATGCTGCCCGAGAGGCAGagaagcaggcagcagggccCCAGGCTCCCTCCAGCGTGAGCCCAGTGGAGCTGCCCAG GTTGGAGGAAGCTGTCCCAAAGACATGCTTGGCCCTCGATGATGAGGGGGAGAAtgatggagagcagcaggagctgcgggCTGGTTTACCTGTTCAGATGCAGCTGGAATTGGAGGGCGAG GCTCCAGAGGCAATGCCTGCCAGCAGACCCAGAGCATCCCTTCGGGCAGATCTGCGGCTGGGACTTGGAGGAAGCAGCCCTCTGCAGGGACTGTCCGGCCACCGCACAGAGAA GCCTGTGGCCTCTGGCCTGAGTGGCATCCGGAAGCTCTGTTCCGTCCTGAAGGCTGCCAACCTCCTCACCCCTGACTTGGTCCTCGTGCTTGAGGAACTGGCCCAGCTGGTCCCTCAGGACACTGGTGGGAGCCCTGAGCAAGCTGGGCCTCTGAGCAGGTCTGCAGAGCTCAGCGAGGCACCCCCAGCCAAGAGGACGAAGTGGAGCTGTGATG aTGAGGCATCTGTCACCGTGTGCGGTGCCCCGGTGCTGAGTCCCACCccgcagtgcctgcagcagcctgctccGTTCTCCGGCCGTGTGCTCATGGCTTCCAGCCCGATTGAGAGCAGGAAGTCTGGGCTGGGCGGTGCCTCCCCATCAGGACCTCGCCGCAGCGTCAAGAGGCAATTGAAACggcagcagggatgtgggaaGGCAGCGGAGATTCCCAGTCCGGAGAGCCCTGGCACTTCCTGGCTTGAAGCAGGAGCTCCAGCATCCCTTGGCTCCCCGGTGCCACTGGGTTACACCCCCAAATCCTGCCCAGCACCAGTCCCCCAAAGCCATGTGCCCCCGGCAGTGTCAGCTGCCCAGAACCTGTGCTCCCCGCCTGCCCATGAGCTCAATGTGACCTTTGAGGTCTGCCCGGACAGCAGATCCCCCAGCGCCATCGGGCCCCTTCCCGTCCGCCACTCAGAGTGCTTGGACAGGGAGAAGAGTCAGTGCCAGCAAGCAAAGCAGGAGGGCCCCTTCATGCCTAA AGCCCCCATCCCAGCGCTGGCCATGAAGAGCTCCTCCATCCCCAAAGCACCTGCGCTGAGGCGGAGGCGAGTGGAGAG CGtcgccctgccctgcccgggggggctgcagagctgcactgccCAACTGCAgcgcagcagcaagagctgtgtgCAGCCCTCCCGCATCCCAG AGCCTCGCTGGGGGAACAGCACCcggaagggcagcaggaggagaccCAAGGACCTCACCCCTGTCCCCCTTGCGCCCGCCCCCAGCCAATGA
- the C1QL1 gene encoding C1q-related factor, giving the protein MVLVLVVLIPVLVSSAGTDGRYEMLGTCRMVCEPYGPAAAPPQPAERGPLPPPSTLVQGPQGKPGRPGKPGPPGPPGEPGPPGPAGARGEAGRPGPPGLPGPGATGAVSAATYSTVPRVAFYAGLKNPHEGYEVLKFDDVVTNLGNSYDAASGKFTCAIPGTYFFTYHVLMRGGDGTSMWADLCKNGQVRASAIAQDADQNYDYASNSVILHLDAGDEVFIKLDGGKAHGGNNNKYSTFSGFIIYSD; this is encoded by the exons atggtgctggtgctggtggtgctcaTCCCGGTGCTGGTGAGCTCCGCCGGGACCGACGGCCGCTACGAGATGCTGGGGACCTGCCGCATGGTCTGCGAGCCCtacggccccgccgccgcccccccgcAACCGGCGGAACGAGGCCCCCTCCCGCCGCCCTCCACCCTGGTGCAAGGTCCTCAAGGCAAACCGGGCCGACCGGGGAAACCGGGACCACCGGGACCGCCGGGAGAACCGGGACCACCGGGACCCGCGGGGGCACGGGGTGAAGCGGGGCGACCGGGACCGCCGGGATTGCCGGGACCGGGGGCTACGGGCGCGGTGAGCGCCGCCACCTACAGCACGGTGCCGCGCGTCGCCTTCTACGCCGGCCTCAAGAACCCCCACGAGGGCTACGAGGTGCTCAAGTTCGACGACGTGGTCACCAACCTGGGCAACAGCTACGACGCCGCCTCGGGCAAGTTCACCTGCGCCATCCCCGGCACCTACTTCTTCACCTACCACGTCCTGATGCGCGGCGGCGATGGCACCAGCATGTGGGCCGACCTCTGCAAGAACGGCCAG GTCCGGGCCAGCGCCATCGCCCAGGACGCCGACCAGAACTACGACTACGCCAGCAACAGCGTCATCCTGCACCTGGATGCGGGCGACGAGGTCTTCATCAAGCTGGACGGGGGCAAAGCCCACGGCGGCAACAACAACAAGTACAGCACCTTCTCCGGCTTCATCATCTACTCGGACTGA
- the CCDC103 gene encoding coiled-coil domain-containing protein 103, whose translation MDADGAVDPRALERELQAAVAEDERRERENAAKLRALRQRLPSYEQFRNIVLASHLKPLEKKDKMGQRRNVLWNPCAAHAKAPQAGDVEIPQELDGLPGTSAEFHRDWRRCLKSRKLKYQFLLELGGEALGRIFQADLGYGLLGEFLTVLAENVCHEDRDAVLQILQSLSGTKRFGLNLDLLSELEKESSRDLFRKLWSMSRGYRAAGHPSSTAGCEAEQEAHPMGASLQKETEEERRVLELMKCYQIN comes from the exons ATGGATGCGGACGGGGCCGTGGACCCGCGGGCGCTGGAGCGGGAGCTGCAGGCGGCGGTGGCGGAGGACGAGCGCCGGGAGAGGGAGAACGCGGCCAAGCTGCGCGCCCTGCGCCAGCGCCTCCCCTCCTACGAGCAGTTCAG GAACATTGTGCTGGCATCACACCTCAAGCCCCTAGAGAAAAAGGACAAGATGGGCCAGAGGAGGAACGTGCTGTGGAATCCCTGTGCAGCCCATGCCAAGGCGCCGCAAGCCGGTGATGTGGAGATACCCCAG GAGCTGGATGGACTGCCTGGAACCTCTGCTGAATTTCACAGAGATTGGCGCCGCtgcttaaaaagcagaaaactgaaataccaGTTTTTGCTGGAACTGGGAGGGGAGGCCTTGGGCAGAATCTTTCAGGCTGACTTGGGCTATGGCCTCCTGGGTGAATTCCTTACGGTGCTGGCAGAGAACGTCTGTCATGAAGACAGAGATGCCGTCCTTCAGATCTTACAGAGCCTTTCGGGCACCAAGCGCTTCGGGTTAAACCTGGATCTTCTGAGCGAGCTGGagaaggagagcagcagggattTGTTTAGGAAGCTGTGGAGCATGAGCAGGGGGTATCGGGCCGCCGgccaccccagcagcacagctggctgcgaagcagagcaggaagccCACCCCATGGGTGCCAGCTTGCAAAAGGAAACcgaggaggaaaggagagtgCTGGAGTTGATGAAATGTTACCAGATCAACTGA
- the DCAKD gene encoding dephospho-CoA kinase domain-containing protein isoform X1, with protein sequence MPACGDRAVPGLQLPAAFGDGSRRGSAAAGLSHTGAAVRTPAARSLCPRSPAEAAGPLPSLASCLRERADCSKGGANWLADRPLFPPANRRAGCCAAHEAGHRSTMFLVGLSGGIASGKSTVVAVLQELGCAVIDADVIARQVVQPHLKAYQQIVHHFGTEILLENGEINREALGSIIFSQPEKRQLLNSITHPEIQKEMLKQILKYFVLGYRYVVLDIPLLFETNRLTKLMKYTVLVYCSPGAQLSRLMRRNGLSQAEAEARIRSQLPLDEKRRLATHIIDNSGERESTRRQVLRLHTHLEDSLDFLWARLAAGTVVAGLGGLVYLLLRHFFS encoded by the exons ATGCCAGCATGCGGAGACCGGGCTGTGCCGGGACTACAGCTCCCGGCGGCCTTTGGGGACGGTTCGCGGCGGGGCTCCGCGGCGGCAGGGCTCTCACACACGGGCGCAGCCGTGCGGACACCCGCTGCCCGGTCCCTCTGTCCGCGGTCCCCCGCCGAGGCTGCGGGGCCGCTGCCCTCACTCGCTTCCTGCCTCAGGGAGCGGGCCGACTGCAGTAAGGGAGGTGCTAATTGGCTGGCAGACAGACCCCTTTTCCCACCAGCCAATAGGCGCGCGGGATGTTGCGCCGCGCATGAAGCCGGCCACAGG AGCACGATGTTCCTGGTCGGCCTCTCGGGGGGCATCGCGTCGGGGAAGAGCACGGtggtggctgtgctgcaggagctgggctgtgctgtgatTGATGCCGATGTTATTGCCCGGCAGG TGGTGCAGCCCCACCTCAAGGCCTATCAGCAGATAGTGCATCACTTTGGCACCGAGATCCTCCTGGAGAACGGGGAGATAAATCGTGAGGCTCTGGGAAGCATTATCTTCTCCCAGCCGGAGAAGCGGCAGCTGCTGAACTCCATCACCCACCCGGAGATCCAGAAGGAGATGCTGAAGCAGATCTTGAAGTACTTTGTGTTAG GCTACCGCTACGTGGTCCTCGACATCCCTCTGCTCTTTGAGACCAACAGACTGACCAAGCTGATGAAATACACGGTCCTGGTTTATTG CAGCCCCGGGGCGCAGCTCTCCCGGCTCATGCGGAGGAATGGGCTGTCCCAGGCGGAGGCAGAAGCTCGCATCCGCTCCCAGCTCCCGCTGGATGAGAAGCGCAGGCTTGCAACTCACATCATCGACAACTCCGGGGAGCGGGAGAGCACCCGCCGGCAGGTCCTGAGGCTCCATACCCACCTCGAGGATTCCCTGGATTTCCTCTGGGCGCGGCTGGCAGCGGGCACGGTTGTGGCCGGGCTCGGAGGGCTCGTGTACCTCCTCCTCCGGCATTTCTTCTCTTAA
- the FAM187A gene encoding Ig-like V-type domain-containing protein FAM187A, which translates to MGTRLLGAAVLLCLVDVLHAFAIEEKGDVFKRMACPAFLMFDNAAYLADMTFELPCNCKPEEVSSVTWYFQKSMGSHKTTVLTDFAGNMIVDSGHIRAGSDMLKRFSIRMFSLIVFRAQVTDSGHYLCGTKEGDFFYGYDVDVQPTESITVAFEDKGQHVQDDRTGKLISLFTTFWDWTRCDRCGVRGEQRRIGLCYVQTAQLHPRYRAAVPNVTSCGSKAVPARFQRLSHLRSPEVAIRSCVTPCRMDEVPEEGVQTISNIISKLGKKPWLPRVPTQFHKQPIGTDLIIVCPGARPEHAVAWDKDSVRLYRSRYLIHVNKTMRVFIDHGNHLHIQRVRGRDRGTYFCWREGEMVAGFRLSVFHQARRRRSLQDPETIYAMRIIGISYVVMGILFVIIHVCRCCWRALRGPA; encoded by the coding sequence ATGGGGACaaggctgctgggagctgctgttctCCTCTGCCTGGTAGATGTTCTCCATGCTTTTGCGATTGAAGAGAAGGGAGATGTGTTCAAGAGAATGGCTTGTCCTGCTTTCCTGATGTTTGACAATGCCGCTTACCTGGCTGACATGACCTTCGAGCTCCCTTGCAATTGCAAGCCTGAAGAGGTCTCTTCTGTCACCTGGTATTTCCAGAAGAGCATGGGCAGCCATAAAACCACGGTCCTGACGGACTTTGCTGGCAACATGATCGTTGACTCGGGCCACATCCGCGCAGGCAGTGACATGCTGAAGCGTTTCAGCATCCGCATGTTCAGTCTCATCGTCTTCCGAGCCCAGGTGACAGACTCAGGCCACTACCTGTGTGGCACTAAGGAAGGGGACTTCTTCTATGGCTATGACGTGGACGTGCAGCCCACCGAGTCCATCACGGTGGCTTTTGAGGACAAAGGCCAGCACGTCCAGGATGACCGCACGGGGAAGCTCATCAGCCTCTTCACCACCTTCTGGGACTGGACTCGATGTGACCGCTGCGGGGTGAGAGGCGAGCAGCGGCGGATCGGGCTCTGCTACGTGCAGACAGCCCAGCTGCACCCCCGCTACcgtgctgctgtgcccaacgTCACGTCCTGTGGCTCCAAGGCTGTCCCTGCTCGTTTCCAGCGCCTGAGCCACCTCCGAAGCCCTGAGGTGGCCATCCGAAGCTGCGTGACCCCTTGCCGGATGGACGAGGTCCCCGAGGAGGGTGTGCAGACCATCTCCAATATCATTTCCAAGCTGGGTAAGAAGCCCTGGCTGCCCCGTGTCCCCACCCAGTTCCACAAGCAGCCCATTGGAACTGACCTGATCATCGTGTGCCCAGGAGCCCGGCCCGAGCATGCCGTGGCCTGGGACAAGGACTCCGTGCGGCTCTACCGCTCCCGCTACCTCATCCATGTCAACAAGACCATGCGGGTCTTCATTGACCACGGCAACCACCTGCACATCCAGCGGGTCCGGGGCAGGGATAGAGGCACCTATTTCTGCTGGCGGGAGGGCGAGATGGTGGCTGGCTTCCGGCTCAGCGTGTTCCACCAGGCCCGGCGCCGGCGCTCGCTCCAAGACCCCGAGACCATCTATGCCATGCGCATCATCGGCATCAGCTACGTCGTCATGGGCATCCTCTTCGTCATCATCCACGTGTGCCGGTGCTGCTGGCGAGCGCTCAGGGGCCCTGCCTGA